The following are encoded together in the Cicer arietinum cultivar CDC Frontier isolate Library 1 chromosome 2, Cicar.CDCFrontier_v2.0, whole genome shotgun sequence genome:
- the LOC101493908 gene encoding uncharacterized protein has protein sequence MATALECWSSRTTTTAAAAAADEQQQVLMRTHHRSELSSSKDSSTLLQKNNNKFHKLTRNFSDVITSFKNTLNLNNNNNPESPPSSKKLAWASVLRNLTQLYPGTQLPDNLISNLRNHYHSLPLSYAQAEFDMKDVFLHIKLIEQALESDQPAILIQQECGGGGDGEVQVQGCVLKLIFACNSTVSWPAMSVALDSFSVCSKRAQIFEKKGFTLGVVALVVRSGHENLVKTRVENALKFALKKPKTGAVNVKLPFGLCGCQEESFMGRELGDIGEDSGNGKEFENSSQKIQLQLPLPTSSFVVTVDEWQTIKSGGDEIERWLLNADCVEFTEQIGPNSYKGVYMGKRVGIEKLKGCEKGNSYEFELHKDLLELMTCGHRNILQFFGIVVDDNHGLCVVTKFKVRGSVNALMLKNKKLHSKDIVRIAVDVAEGIKFMNDHGVAYRDLNTQRILLDRHGNACLGDMGVVTACKSVGEAMEYETDGYRWLAPEIIAGDPESVTETWMSNVYSYGMVIWEMVTGEAAFSALSPVQAAVGIAACGLRPEIPKDCQPNLKYIMTKCWNNNPSKRPKFSEILAILLPPYNNNR, from the exons ATGGCAACAGCATTAGAGTGCTGGTCAAGCCGCACCACCACCACCGCTGCCGCCGCCGCCGCCGATGAACAACAACAAGTCCTTATGAGAACCCACCACAGATCCGAACTTTCTTCTTCCAAAGACTCTTCCACACTCCTCCAAAAGAACAACAACAAGTTTCACAAACTCACTCGTAACTTCTCTGATGTTATTACTTCCTTCAAAAACACACTTAaccttaataataataataatcctgAATCTCCTCCTTCTTCTAAGAAACTTGCTTGGGCCTCTGTTCTTCGTAATCTTACTCAACTTTATCCTGGAACTCAACTTCCTGATAACCTCATTTCCAATTTGAGGAATCATTACCATTCTCTCCCTCTCAG ttatgcACAAGCTGAATTTGATATGAAGGATGTGTTTCTTCACATCAAGTTGATAGAGCAGGCTTTGGAAAGTGATCAGCCTGCAATTTTGATTCAACAAGAGTGTGGTGGTGGCGGTGATGGTGAGGTTCAGGTTCAGGGGTGTGTGTTGAAGCTAATTTTTGCTTGCAACTCTACCGTTTCGTGGCCTGCTATGTCGGTTGCGTTGGACAGTTTCTCTGTTTGTAGCAAGAGGGCACAGATCTTTGAGAAGAAAGGTTTCACCTTAGGAGTTGTTGCTCTTGTTGTTAGGTCCGGGCATGAAAATTTGGTCAAGACCCGGGTTGAGAATGCTTTGAAGTTTGCTTTAAAGAAGCCTAAAACTGGTGCTGTGAATGTGAAGCTTCCATTTGGACTTTGTGGCTGTCAGGAAGAGAGTTTCATGGGGAGAGAATTAGGGGATATTGGAGAAGATAGTGGTAATGGAAAGGAGTTTGAGAATTCAAGCCAAAAGATTCAGCTTCAGTTGCCTTTGCCTACCTCATCTTTCGTTGTGACAGTGGATGAATGGCAGACGATAAAGTCAGGTGGCGATGAGATTGAGAGATGGTTGTTGAATGCAGATTGTGTTGAGTTTACAGAACAGATTGGACCAAATTCTTACAAAGGTGTCTACATGGGGAAAAGGGTTGGAATTGAGAAGTTGAAAGGGTGCGAAAAAGGAAATTCTTATGAGTTTGAGCTTCACAAAGATCTATTAGAACTGATGACTTGTGGACATAGAAACATTCTGCAGTTCTTTGGTATTGTTGTGGATGATAATCACGGATTATGCGTGGTGACTAAATTCAAGGTACGTGGGTCCGTTAACGCCTTAATGTTGAAGAACAAGAAGCTTCATAGTAAGGATATTGTTAGAATTGCAGTCGATGTAGCTGAGGGGATCAAGTTTATGAACGACCACGGTGTTGCGTACCGAGACCTTAATACACAACGGATTCTGTTAGATAGACATGGAAATGCTTGCTTGGGAGATATGGGTGTAGTCACTGCCTGCAAGAGTGTTGGGGAAGCAATGGAGTATGAAACTGATGGTTATAGATGGCTAGCTCCTGAG ATAATCGCAGGAGACCCCGAGAGTGTGACGGAGACATGGATGAGTAACGTTTATAGTTACGGCATGGTAATTTGGGAGATGGTAACTGGTGAGGCAGCATTTTCTGCACTTTCTCCTGTGCAAGCAGCAGTTGGCATTGCAGCTTGTGGCCTTAGACCTGAAATTCCCAAAGACTGCCAACCAAATCTAAAATACATTATGACAAAGTGTTGGAACAACAACCCTTCTAAACGTCCTAAGTTCTCTGAAATTTTAGCCATATTGCTGCCACCATATAACAATAATAGGTAA
- the LOC101513114 gene encoding protein LIGHT-DEPENDENT SHORT HYPOCOTYLS 5-like: MEATSGGRESPFPPIQSETPPPSAQPSSPPAPPPSRYESQKRRDWNTFLQYLRNHKPPLTLARCSGAHVIEFLKYLDQFGKTKVHVTGCPYFGQPNPPSPCSCPLKQAWGSLDALIGRLRAAFEENGGKPDSNPFGTRAVRIYLREVRESQAKARGIPYEKKKRKRSTLTATAIISTATTVNNTAPSDGGVTNSNISGIKTNVTVSNNATVITTGVSVTTDIV; encoded by the coding sequence ATGGAAGCTACATCCGGTGGAAGAGAATCTCCATTTCCGCCGATTCAATCGGAAACTCCACCACCGTCCGCCCAACCTTCCTCACCACCGGCACCACCACCGAGCCGTTACGAATCACAAAAGCGACGAGACTGGAACACGTTCCTTCAATATCTTCGAAACCACAAACCACCATTAACACTAGCACGTTGCAGCGGAGCGCACGTGATCGAGTTTTTGAAGTACCTCGATCAGTTCGGAAAAACGAAGGTGCACGTGACAGGCTGTCCTTATTTTGGACAACCTAACCCTCCTTCGCCTTGCTCTTGTCCTCTTAAGCAGGCCTGGGGTAGTCTCGACGCTCTCATCGGACGTCTTAGGGCTGCTTTCGAGGAAAACGGCGGCAAACCGGACTCTAATCCGTTTGGTACTCGGGCGGTTAGGATTTATTTAAGGGAAGTTAGGGAAAGTCAAGCTAAAGCTAGAGGAATTCCTTATGAGAAGAAGAAACGAAAGAGATCCACTCTCACCGCCACTGCTATAATATCAACAGCAACAACGGTGAATAACACTGCACCTAGTGACGGTGGCGTTACCAATAGTAACATCAGCGGAATTAAAACTAATGTTACTGTTAGTAATAATGCCACCGTCATAACCACTGGTGTCAGTGTTACTACGGATATCGTatag